One window of the Panulirus ornatus isolate Po-2019 chromosome 12, ASM3632096v1, whole genome shotgun sequence genome contains the following:
- the LOC139751824 gene encoding UDP-glucosyltransferase 2-like: MQWLSVIAAAMMAIEVSQAARILILAPFSTPSHRIFFMSMAEALAAKNHSVTLVTKLNPMKPKPNIREISIPAPEINSHADNLFTSNKASYIFTFFMHWPKDCADALATKEMEQLKEEEFDLVILSIVMSECFYSVIHKLQVPFIHANPQGLMGIYNDMANNPQFLSLEPSILMDLEVPLTFSDRMINTLSDIAIRATYFYFLHILERECRERRLCSEDMPSPSEMMYNGSLMIVNSMSTMEMPVKPSVPTVVYAGGIHCRPARPLPKELEEWVAGAGEAGFIYFSLGSAVKTKDMPETYRNVLLQVLASLQQRVLWKWDQGTMEDLPPNVRLGKWLPQQDILGHPSLRLFITHGGLLSTQEATYHGVPLLGLPVYLDQHYNMGQVQQQGWGRVLQWEDISYDTLRNHILHLISNTKMREEVARRSVIMKDQAVPPGEWTVYWVEYVLRHNGANHLRCPAINMTWYELYNVDVWLVLVMVLVVVMALTLKVLLLLICCLYSLLCSTKKHKQH; the protein is encoded by the exons ATGCAGTGGTTGAGCGTTATTGCGGCAGCCATGATGGCTATAGAGGTGTCACAAGCCGCCAGAATCCTCATATTGGCTCCCTTCAGCACCCCTAGCCATAGGATCTTCTTCATGAGCATGGCTGAGGCCCTGGCAGCCAAGAACCACTCG GTGACCTTGGTGACAAAGCTGAATCCAATGAAGCCAAAACCAAACATCCGTGAGATATCAATCCCTGCACCAGAAATTAATAGTCATGCTGATAATCTATTCACCTCAAATAAGGCCTCCtacatcttcaccttcttcatgCACTGGCCAAAAGATTGTGCAGATGCTTTGGcaaccaaggaaatggaacaGCTTAAAGAGGAGGAGTTTGACCTCGTCATACTGAGCATCGTGATGTCTGAATGCTTTTACTCAGTCATCCACAAGTTACAG GTCCCTTTCATTCATGCAAACCCACAAGGCCTTATGGGAATCTACAATGACATGGCGAACAACCCACAATTCCTGTCACTGGAACCAAGTATTCTCATGGACTTGGAGGTCCCACTCACTTTCTCTGACAGGATGATCAATACCCTGTCAGACATCGCTATCAGAGCAACGTACTTCTATTTCCTTCACAT ATTGGAAAGAGAGTGTCGGGAGCGTAGGTTGTGTTCCGAGGACATGCCTAGCCCTTCAGAGATGATGTACAATGGTAGTCTCATGATTGTCAACAG CATGAGTACAATGGAAATGCCAGTCAAGCCTTCTGTGCCGACTGTGGTGTATGCTGGGGGAATCCATTGCAGACCAGCCCGTCCTCTCCCAAAA GAACTGGAGGAGTGGGTTGCAGGTGCAGGTGAAGCTGGATTCATCTACTTCAGTTTGGGTTCAGCAGTCAAGACAAAAGATATGCCAGAAAC GTACAGGAACGTGCTCTTACAAGTGTTGGCCTCCCTGCAACAACGCGTCCTGTGGAAGTGGGACCAAGGCACCATGGAGGACCTGCCTCCCAATGTCCGTCTGGGGAAATGGCTCCCACAGCAAGACATCCTGG GACACCCATCCCTGAGACTATTCATCACCCATGGAGGACTGCTGAGCACACAGGAGGCCACCTACCATGGTGTGCCACTTCTGGGTCTGCCAGTGTATTTAGACCAACACTACAACATGGGGCAAGTGCAGCAACAGGGCTGGGGTCGTGTCCTGCAGTGGGAGGACATCTCCTATGACACCCTCCGGAATCATATCCTTCATCTCATCAGCAACACTAA GATGCGGGAGGAGGTAGCTAGACGATCAGTGATCATGAAGGACCAGGCAGTTCCTCCGGgtgagtggacagtgtactgggtggagtatGTCCTCAGGCACAATGGTGCCAACCACCTACGCTGCCCTGCTATCAACATGACATG GTATGAGCTGTACAACGTGGatgtgtggttggtgttggtgatggtgttggtggtggtgatggccctcACTctcaaggtcctcctcctcctcatctgctgCCTCTACTCTCTCCTCTGCTCCACCAAGAAACACAAGCAACACTAA